Within Vicia villosa cultivar HV-30 ecotype Madison, WI linkage group LG1, Vvil1.0, whole genome shotgun sequence, the genomic segment CCAAAATAATAAAGTCAAAGAGCAAAGCTCCCAACAAATGTCTATGGGAAATTTAAAGAACTTCTTTCAGAGAAAATATCCTAATGAATCGGAAAAAGAAATTATGGTTAGAACTTCTTTCAGGGTAATTAATATTTATCCCATCATTTTTACTTCTTAAAGAATTTCTAACCTTTTCAGAAAAGAAATGGGGTAAACCATCAATAAATTTGACTTTCCAGTGGATAGAATTAGGGTTAATTGGTAAACTCTAGACAAAAAGGTATCTTTATACCATCTAAAATGTGTAAGAGAAAGATATCTTAGATTCTGaagtagagtttgaagtttttCTCCAACAGGGATATTGGTTCCAACAAAATGTTGAAGGATAGAGAGACACAATGTATAAACCGCATCTTCTTCACATGTGGTGGCAATACCACTTAATCCGATTCCAGGAGCTTCGGACTTAAAATTTTTCTTATGGTGAAGAATATCTTTTTTCTGACTTTCAGTGAGATAATGATCCCACCAGCCTCTTAATTGACCAACAAATCCAGTTGATATGAAGGAGGCAATATCTCTGTTAGAATTTTCATGTTGTTTACAAAAAGTTGAATACATAATTATTCTATGTATTGTATCCACGATTTGCTTGTCATTTAATCCATCAATATTCCATTCATAAATTGGGTGTACCTTTCATGCTAAAACTCGTTATTGACAAGGTTTCTTAGATTACTACCTGGAGAATAATCTAACATTATAACGGGAAGTCCATATCTGAGGGAGTAGGTGATTCTACTCTAGGAGGATTTGGTTTTTGATATATACCATGGGGAATTTTATTTTTGCTAAGTCTTATATTTTCAACGACTTCTATTTCTTCTCTTAATTGAGAAGTTGAGGGTCTAGCTAATTGACTAGGAGCAGAGTAAAATTCATTTATAGAATTCACAGAATGTCTTCCAAACATAGATCTAGGTATTCTAATAATTCTTTTAGAGCTAAAATTTATCTCTAAATCTCCTTCACTACACTGGATTATTTGATCAACATCCTTATTAAGGATAGGTTCCGGTTTAATGGCCCGAGGAAGGTTCCAGGTTTCTGGAAAATTAATTTCATCCCATTTTAGCAACCTATTAGTTGCAACATTAGATGTTAGCAAATTAGTTTGAACTAAAGTAGTAGTTCCTGGAAACGATATTTGTTTAGCTTTAGGGTTTAAAGTGGTAAGAACTTTGTAATAAACCCTTAACATATAGCCATAATTTCACTACCAGGTTTGAAATTGTAACCATTGGTATGAATGGTTAATTGGAGAGCATCTAATAAATCTTTATCAAACATAGATAAGCTTATATTGATAGATGTAAAGATTTTAAACAATGTTTAGCTGCTTTAATTGAGACAAGTCTGTgtcatgaaatatatatatatatatatatatatatatatatatatatatatatatatatatatatatatatatatatatatatatatatatcacaattTCTCTCGTTATTCTAAGGAGATTCCTAGTCCTCGAACTCTAGGCTAGTTATTCTTTTCCCTAACAAATACGGATCCTGTGAGTTTTGCATAATAATTAGGACATTTACGATGCAGTTTAGCTCAGTTTTAAGGGAAAAGAACCATCTAATTCAAAAgtaaaattatttactatttaattttaaaagacTAATTAAAAATTCTGATCCAAtccaattcaattttttttctgaaGAGTTGAATGTATcttcacaattcaatttaaaaccgtttaatttaaaataatttttgaatgttgaaattacaaattataatttttaattaatattaaaattatgggttaatagtaattcaaccccctgtaatgttagcgaattttgctttcccccctccctaccttttggcaacggttttttcaaaaaaaacgttgccaaaacctgcctttggcaacggtagcgggtaaaccgaaacacgctcatattatagGGGGGTAAAcaactattaaccctaaaattattataatactttaaaataataaGTCAGAGGTAATATacaataggggtggcaaaatgggtcgTGGCCCGTCGGGCCGGCCCGCGCACCAgccaaaaatggcgggttgggttgggaatttaggcccgccgctcgccaaagcccgccccgccaaaacctgtcgcccgccatacccgcccctccttcaaaactcactctttttttagttaattctagtaattgcaattcttgatggtttattttatacatttatttataaatatatatgtaatattttttaagtaaatttgttaaaaagttgcttttataaaaaattgttttaaaaaataagtgaaaagtttaattaaaaggtaaaaaagcctattaatctattaaaaatatatataaataaaaatatgcggGTAAGCCcaccgcccgccaacccgccatcttggcggggagggcatgacttttatgcccatttaacttggcgggcatgcccgtcctGCTCACTTTTTGGCGGACATAAGACGGGGCGGACGGCGGGCggagcgggcggcccgttttgccacctctAATGTACAACATATATCTAACAAATAATAAATTGACCTAATATATTAGAGCATCTCTTATTCTATCCTATATCCTATAGGATAAAACTGGAAATGCACATCTGAATAAAGCTAGAAATGTATTATCGGCTCCTAATAAACAATAACATATACAAccaaaaaatagtattgaaaagggTTTTGTGTTTGTATGTTTTCGTTGAGCTAGCTCATTCATGGCGGAATCGGATATTGAAAAGCATAGGATTCGAGtgagaaaaacaaagaaaagCGAGTGGGAAAGAGAGGAGAGAAACGAGTCTAATATTGAGAATTTTTTTATTGACCCCTAATTTTTTTGGTCTCCCGTGTCAAAATCTCCAGAATGTCTCTATATTTCGAATATGCATCTCTGAAGGCACCCCTCActaaaaaaaaagttgatttcggaagtgcacttccgaaaataccaaaaataaagttttcggagatgtatttccgaaaacaccaataaAAAAGTGTtctcggagatgcatttccgaaatcaacaTTTTTTTTTAGAGAGAGAGGTGCCTTCGGAGATGCATTAGTCTTGAattgtttcggatatgcatttccaaaaaaaatcaataattattaagaaattaaaatcaaggtgaatcaatacaattaatagtataattaattgtgttaattagaataaattattaaatatatatcattataatcaaatataataataataataatattaatctaataatatttaaactaacattttatttttataaaaaaaaaaaataataataataataaagatatttattttctattttttttatgagacaaaaattattttataaactaattttcaaaaacaattttatagttataaaaaaatattttataaacaaatataaattaaaaacactctaacttatataaaattattttaattttcaaaatttcttaaTCGATTTTaaagttaataattattttactaacttatataaattaaaaatattctaatttcataagtaaattttgaattatataaaattaaatatataatttatttattcattaaataaaattaagacaaaattttcttttaatttctttaaactaaatgaaaaatgattttttatcataattaattattaaaataattttttattttttatttttatttattattttgaaaaactatgtaatttgaaatttatattaaaatatgaataaaataataaataattttattcttatttgatttattttattttaaaattttgctgaataattaattttttatataatcataattattgtgtattagttatagttttagtaattattaatatgaaatttatttattaattttaattgaaattagaatagaaatatcaacaggataattatcattattattatttataacttataaattatatcaatttaataatatatgaattaatcaaatatcccaaaaaaaataatttttgggatattttcggatatacatatctgATTAATCAAAATCTCTATTTTTTtggtgtttcggagatgcatatatgaaataaccaaaatctcaatttttttcagagatgcatttccgaactctagaaaaatctagaaaaatatttacttcagaaatgcatttccgaagtccgAAGTAGGGGTATTTAGGAGTTTTCGCTGGGAATCACCCCATAGGGGGTCAGGAAAGAAATTATCCTAATATTTTGTGGCTTAACTTTTGTTTTATATTGTTTGGATTTTTGTTGAAAAATAAAAGCTTGAAATGAAGAAAGGAAAAGGAAAACGATGAAGCGAATAGAGAGAATTGTGTTTCGTGGACTAGCTTTTAAGTTTTGTTCCCTTTTAATAATTcccaataaaaacaataaatttgGATAATATGATAATAAAGGCGCCAGGTAACAAGAGATTATGTTATTGTTTATTAGGAACTGAAATTACATTTCCGATTTATACTCGAAGTGCATTTTCAGAATAAATTTTACCGGAAAATAGGGTAAATCTCAAAAACGAATGAATTATATGTGTGTGGGAATGCATATCGGAAATATATTTCCAGTAGAAAATTGTGGTATATTCTTATCTAAACACCAAACACTTGAACTTATTAGTAGAAAATTAAATTGTGGTCTCTAACTTATAAGTTTGTATTGCAATCTTGTGCAAAAAGAAAGTGCAATGAAAAAAGCACAAAGTTTAAGTCTAGTAAAGTATAACAAAAAAAGAAAGTCTAAAGAGAAAGTACAAAAAGTTTAAGAAATGAGCAAACAGCTTCTCAAGAAACACTGTCTCGTATAACTAAATATATCTCTCAGTGAGGAATGACTATAATGTTAGGCTTTCTGGGTTTTCAATGATTTTAGAGAATGTCTGAAGGAAGGCAGCCAGGTCAGCCCCATAAATTATTCGGTGATCAGCTGTTACATTCACCTAAAAAAGGAAAGTTAAGAATCAATTAATTTGACCCtgggaaatttaaaaaaaaatgattccATATAGTTCGTATCAAAAACGACATAAGagaaccatcagaacgagtattTGTCATTGTGCTTCTTATGATTCATGATATATGATGCATACCAgatgaagaaagaaaaatattttctacCTTTTATCaccaaagtgaggtagaaattgATTCAAAGGCTTATTGACATATCTCTAACTTTACTCTAACTTttccattatttattttcttaattctACAACTAAGATTATatcataaacaaacaaaaaatgctataaaaaataaacaaaagaaagtgTGTTTCTCTACAATATCTGCTAAAAGGGGATATCCATTTAACTGACTATGAAGGAAATAACACTGCACTCAAAATGATGGTTTGGAGACATTCCCAATTGTTGGTTTCTTGGTTCACACCCCAAACACGGCAGTGGAATTTGTTTGCAGAGAATCAGGtgtatagattttttttttcaaaaggaaaaacaaaaacaaaacattaCAGAGGAAGTCGTGGTTGTAGGTCCTATGCGAGTATGCGACAATGAATATAAGAAACAGGTCCAGTTGTTTACCGTGCCCAGGAAAACTTAGCAGAAGAAATATGTTAAACTACAAAATCAGCCTATGTGGTATTTTAAAATGCACTTTAGCCCCTAGGAATCAATCGAGCTATCTGAAATAAGGTTCCTGTGAACCCTATCAATAAAAAAAGCTCAAGACAGAGTGTGAAAAGTTTCGATAATACTTTCATCAAGAGAGAAAGACTATATGATCTAGGCCAGATAAGAACAAAAGCATTCTGGATATTAAAAACTTCGGTTGATTTGGGTAAGAGGAGAAGGAATCAGAAATTCAGGAAATAGAAAATACAAAGGGTGCGCTTATGGGTGAGTTTCCTCGTTGAATATCAGAAATTCaggaaatagaaaatagaaagggTGCGCTTATGGTGAATGTTTAAAAAGAGCCAGGAAAATAATTCTGCAGAAAAATACGTTCCTAAAGCATAACACCACCCAGATATAATCTAAAGTTTAGGCTATGACCCTACAACAGTTAACCCTTCTGAAAATTATATTGCTAGTGTGCCAAAATGCAAATGTATTCTAACTTTCTAAGGTTTATGCATTCATATGATGACCATGGTGCAATGACAGAAGTTTTTGCTTATGTTAACCCGGGTTTTATCTTTTGTTCGAATCATGAATGCGTAAACAGAAAGAAAAGAATATACTATATAACTCACCAGCATTTTATTTTTCACCCTGAAGAATCCATCTGCATCAGCCAGAACAGTAGGCTTTGATGCTCCGACAGCCATGATAGCCCCCtgaaaaaaacgaaaaaatgtTTAACCTCCCCAAAAATAAGGTTCAAACTACTAGAAAATTAGGCAGATAATCTCTCAATTTAACAAATAAGGAAGATGATAAATCAAAATCCTTGAAATAATCACTAACCTGGCCTGGTGGAAGAATGGCATCAAACCTGTCAACTCCAAACATACCCAAGTTGGAAAGCGTGAAAGTTCCTGCATTTAACCAACCAGGCACAAATAATATCGGGTTAGAACATTCAAGTAACATAGAAATCGAAttgccaacaacaacaacaataaacaaaCCTGAATTATACTCATGAGGTTGCAATTGCTTTGAACGAGCCTTTGCAACTAGTTCTTTCCATTTTTGGGACAACAGATACAAGTCCAACTACAAGACaacaacaaaacaatcaaccaatgAAATTGAACAAAAACATAAACAGACAAACAAATCCAAATTCAGACCTTATCAGCATCTTGAAGAACTGGGGTTATCAAACCACCATTGATTGCCACGGCAACAGCAACATTAATGTTACTGTTATAGTGAAAGTTCTTGCCGTCTTTGCAGGTAGCATTGACAACTGGATGCTGAACAAGTGCCATGGCAGCAGCTTTGGCCAATATAGCAGTCATAGTAACACCCTTAGGTTTCACCTGAACATAAATAATTCAACATCACATTTCAAAGTCCCAACACAATAATGCTCAATTTCAACCATACATCACTAAAATTTCTAAATCAAACAAtgccattatcatcatcatcatcatcatcatcatcatcatcatcaccgtcAACAGCATATATCAAACTTCAAAATCAAACCATgccattatcatcatcattaccGTCATCATTATATatcaaatttcaaaatcaaacaatGCCACTATCATCATTACCATAATCATCATATATCAAATTTCAAAATCAGACAATGCCAGTATCATCATATatcaaatttcaaaatcaaacaatGCCAGTGTCATCAACAGCATTCATCAAATTTCCAAATAAAACAATGCCATTATAATCTTCATATCgaatttcaaaatcaaacaatGTCATCATCATAATTATCATCATATAccaaatttcaaaattcaaatttatacCTTCTCATATAGAGCATCAAGAGCATCCGTCGTAACCGGATATCCAACACGGAAAGTCGGCACAGATAAACTCTCCACCATATTCTTAGCAACAGCAGATTGCATAGTAGTAAAAGCAACATTACTCGAACCCGGCAACGCAGCCGGTGCAGCAGAAGAAGAACCAGCTTTCGGCTTCTCCGACGCCACCGGAGCAGAAGCTACCACCGAAGGTGCATTACTCTTTGACGGCACAATCCCTGCAGCAGCCTCCACATCAGCCGGAGTAATCCTCCCAAACGGACCAGTCCCGTTTACTGAAGCAATGTCAACTTTATGTTGTTTCGCAAGCTTCTTCGCCTGAGGTGTGGCGGTAATTTTCTTCGGACCATCAGAAACAGCCTTAATCGGTGGTGGCGGCGGGGGAGGAGACTGAGAAGAAACCACCGGAGGAGTGTCCGGTACTTCAGgaggaggagaaggagaagaACCAGAACCAGAACCGGATTTGACGGATTTGGCCTTAGCTTGAGCTTCAGCGATATCTTCAGCAGTTTCAGCGAGCAAACCAATCGGAGCACCTACTGGAGCAGTTTCACCTTCGGAAACAACAATAGCAGCAAGAATTCCATCATAGAAAGTTTCAACATCCATATCAGCTTTATctgattcaacaacaacaacactatcACCTTTGGAGAGAGTGTCGCCTTCGGATTTGATCCACGAGACGATTTTACCCTCGGTCATGGTAGAACTGAGTGCGGGCATGAAGATTTCGCGGATCTTGGCTTGGATTTTGAAGGGACGGCGGCGAAGGGAGGAGGTGCGGGGGAGGATGAGAGTGGAGAAAGGGAGGGAAGTTGAGGTGCGGAGAGACGGAGATGGAGAAGCCATGGAGATTATCGAAGTGGAATGTGCGTTCATTTTGGAAAATGAGAGTGAAAATTGAATGGAATGACTTACGAGAGGGGCGGAGACGACGAGGGGGAGTTGAGGCCTGAGGGGTAGCTATGAAGTGGTTAGTCTTTTAAGTTCTCTCTATATACAAGTAGTGCTTGTTGTTCAACGATCTCACCGATGTAAaggttttgtttatttattatggtCGATAGATACAACTTTATAATATTGATGAGCTTGTTTTTTTGGTTACAAACCTAGTTTATTATAATCAACACTCTCAAATGAATCGGAGTTTAAATATAGATCTAAAGagagttatttttatttaagctgtaaaaaatgttaaaaagatTATTGAATCCTCTTTATGAAATTGTCTTAATTTGTTAGAACTTTGAAGTCACTTCACTTATCACTTGTGCGATTTTATGTTTAAGCCTTCAAGAGTTTCTAAATTCAAGTTCTACTCTTCTTTTTTTCTGACCAAGATTTTTATTGTTAGAGTTTTATATTctcttaattaatttattattgattcctttgaattttatttgatttttcatattttgatAGTTAGGATTTTGTCTTCTCTTTTAAATGATCATTGAAtatgttggattttatttttatttagagtTATTTTAATTGATCGATAATCAATTTAGGGATGGCAAACAAACCCGCACCTGCGGGATCCACCCGCACCCAAATCCgaatcaacgggtgaaaacctGAGTGGATTGGGTGTGGATTTGGGTGCAGATTtgagtagtgtgaaacccgcactcgaaacccgaaatcacactcgtttatatatatatatatatatatatatatatatatatatatatatatatatatatatatatatatattgtggaaagttgttggaaaattgtagaaaatatatattttatgtattttgtcgcGGGTTCGGGTTAGGGtaaaaaaacccgaacccaacgggtgtgggcgtgggtgttattttgtcacccgaacAATAtatgggtttgggttcgggttcgagTTTTGATTTCggatgcgggtttgggtagtgtgaaacccgcacccgacccaACCTGTTGTCAACTTGTCATCCCTAATAATCATATCTTTAATATGGCAAACACATGTCATGTCACAAATTTCAAACTCACGTGAACCCTTGACATGGTATCCTAACATATCTCTTAGACTTCCAATAATATGTTCACATCAATGAATCCTCTCAACTCGGATATTTTCAaaccttttttttgtttaaatttgtcACACTTAATATTTCTTAGGTGTGTTACCTACTAAAACATTCAAAGGGTTTTGGAGCTTTTGTAATGGGGCGGACCTAATCAATCTAACTCAATATATATCATGGTCTTTGAGTCAGATGTGTTGACTAGCCTACACTTATCCATCAACGATCTTTGAGATCGCCTCAATAGGGATATAAACCTCCTTAAGCAAATTAGATTCTAATAATTGTATAAATAAAAGTCCCCCAAGCATGCAATTAATTCATTGTTATGTTTTTTGCTAGCAGATTCTCTAACTTACGCATAAAAGTTTTTTTGCAGGTACGTCTCATCATACAAAGAAGAAGATAAGCGAGGAGACTCCAACAATACGACCAATAAAGTAAAGCCTACATCACCTTTTCATGTGATTTGTTTAGTAAGCATAATTACAAGAAAATTGAGCTAATGGTTTGTGTTATAATTGTGACAACAAACTTGTACCTAACCCCACTACAAACAAGAGTTTCACCTCTTAATTCTTGAACCTGACTAAGCATCACCCACGAAAGACAATACTAATTTGAACCTAACCTCTAGTGACAAAAACCTTTACAGGGAAAAAGAACCTAACTTAGATTTCAAATCGTCTCAAATATGACTTAATGCCCTAATAGACACTTTATTGCTTAAATTTAATATTGTCGGGTTATATTCAAAACAAGCTTATGTCAAACTTTATAGATATCGGGAATACCCATAATTTTGTCCAAAATAAAGTCATTAAGGAATTAGACTTACCAACTAAGTCAGCCTACTTATTTCAATTTATAGTAGGAAAATGGTTAAGAACCTCAATGTTCCTATTTATGTCCACAAGTTCCACTATTCTTGGGCCTTGGTAAATTTTTAGTGGATTTATTTTCTTTACCATTAAGTGGTTATAATTAGTTATGAGGTACCGTGGCTAACGACTTTTGACCTATTACACCAAACTTATTATGATTTTTACCACTAATGGGGATTGAGTCAGTCAACCTTGTAAACTAACCTAAATTGAACCCCAAATAAAGCTTTCTTTCTTCAACTACCATAAATGGTGGCACATAATAATTTTGAAAGTGTTTTTCAATTACATTTGTTGACCACCAAAGAAATAAATCCAATATAATCATAAAATACAAACGCAATCCTATTCTTGTTAGGTTATTGAATGGTGAGTCCTGCTAGCGATATGTTATTATCAGATCTCTGACTATTTAGTGTTTAAGATATCTAGTGGATGATCATGATTATGTTAAATCACATATTCATATTATGGAAGTAATTATTATCTCGGTCATAGCCTATAAGGAGACCATCTTTAACGAATGGCAGTTAGTAGCCCCCTCGTAATAGACATGTTTATTGAGGCATTAATTGAATAGGAATACATGTTTATTAAGGTGAGAACATGTTTCTAGATACCTGCATACTTGGGATTGGATCATGGACTACAAGATTTAGAATGAGACATATGTTTTTAATAAAGGTTTTGATTGAATTCATAATTTTACTTTTATGTTTGTCCACATCCCCCAAGCACAAAGTCTATAAGTGAAATGCTTAAGAGTATATCAACAGTCCAGA encodes:
- the LOC131642623 gene encoding dihydrolipoyllysine-residue acetyltransferase component 4 of pyruvate dehydrogenase complex, chloroplastic-like; amino-acid sequence: MNAHSTSIISMASPSPSLRTSTSLPFSTLILPRTSSLRRRPFKIQAKIREIFMPALSSTMTEGKIVSWIKSEGDTLSKGDSVVVVESDKADMDVETFYDGILAAIVVSEGETAPVGAPIGLLAETAEDIAEAQAKAKSVKSGSGSGSSPSPPPEVPDTPPVVSSQSPPPPPPPIKAVSDGPKKITATPQAKKLAKQHKVDIASVNGTGPFGRITPADVEAAAGIVPSKSNAPSVVASAPVASEKPKAGSSSAAPAALPGSSNVAFTTMQSAVAKNMVESLSVPTFRVGYPVTTDALDALYEKVKPKGVTMTAILAKAAAMALVQHPVVNATCKDGKNFHYNSNINVAVAVAINGGLITPVLQDADKLDLYLLSQKWKELVAKARSKQLQPHEYNSGTFTLSNLGMFGVDRFDAILPPGQGAIMAVGASKPTVLADADGFFRVKNKMLVNVTADHRIIYGADLAAFLQTFSKIIENPESLTL